The stretch of DNA agacaaatttgtatgcatcacagacaatacagaagaaaagaagaggaaataatctgaagccccattcagttttgagttcgtggaagccagtgactataagtgagatgaggcgtttcttgggtattattttccacatgtgtgtttcgaaaaagccaaaaattgcggaccattggagcactaatcctgttcttagttgtaacttttgtccccatgtcatgagccgtttgcgtttcactcagatactgtcatgcttgcatcttgttgacaattcaaatcagaaaaaaccaggcgaagatggatttcatccactttacaaagttttgccatattataataatttgaaggagcgatgtatccaggcatatcgtccctcagaaaaagtgacaattgatgaaggaatttgcccatttcgaggtcgtgtgagtttccgtgtttacatgcaaaataagcctcataagtatggactgaaagtatatgctgttgctgaagccagtagtggctatgttgtaaattttgaagtttatgctggtaagcatattgttgacaattcttcgtctgcggttattttgcgattgttgtctgacagcagcttgctgaacaaaggccacactgtgtatttagatcgattttattccagtccagagctatttcagcaactggcagagaaaggcactggagctgttggtactgtgaacaaatccaggaaaggattgcctaaagatttagtatctgctaagctgaaaaagggcgaaatgtcttttcggcgtaaagataatgtattggcaatgaagtggaaagataagagagatgtgtatacattgtctacaaggcatcaagcaacatttggtacgcatactaagagaaatgggtctgtagtattgaaaccacttcaggtacttgattacaacctcaataaaattggagtggatattggagaccaacgcctgcag from Schistocerca serialis cubense isolate TAMUIC-IGC-003099 unplaced genomic scaffold, iqSchSeri2.2 HiC_scaffold_1353, whole genome shotgun sequence encodes:
- the LOC126440172 gene encoding piggyBac transposable element-derived protein 4-like encodes the protein MYVVTHNVIFFLEDEIDDSLSSDEDENDVEGVASNPAAVPYPKDSEWTAVDTYRPLPVNTTPRQILVDIDESSSVLDCSKVFLTDSDVNELKRQTNLYASQTIQKKRRGNNLKPHSVLSSWKPVTISEMRRFLGIIFHMCVSKKPKIADHWSTNPVLSCNFCPHVMSRLRFTQILSCLHLVDNSNQKKPGEDGFHPLYKVLPYYNNLKERCIQAYRPSEKVTIDEGICPFRGRVSFRVYMQNKPHKYGLKVYAVAEASSGYVVNFEVYAGKHIVDNSSSAVILRLLSDSSLLNKGHTVYLDRFYSSPELFQQLAEKGTGAVGTVNKSRKGLPKDLVSAKLKKGEMSFRRKDNVLAMKWKDKRDVYTLSTRHQATFGTHTKRNGSVVLKPLQVLDYNLNKIGVDIGDQRLQYNPFQHRTVKWWRKLYFHLLLMGVSNAFWLYNAVHRKKITITDFITVLAVQLVEDDTLEFIPRNEGTVGRLTKRHFLQHIPATTKKYAARVCHVCSSRSKKQSGKASRKETRYECEQCGVALCLEPCFKIFHTKKQYDSV